One Misgurnus anguillicaudatus chromosome 5, ASM2758022v2, whole genome shotgun sequence genomic window, TTTTGTGCCGTTTTGCTGTTCGTTTACACGACAACGGCATTTTGGAGTTCTGAAAACGCAACCTTTTGATGACGGGCTTCAAAGTACAAGTTTTGTCATCTCCGTGTAACCTACGTAAACGTGAATCTGTGATAACGGTCATGtcatttgcatgttttaatTCAGTATAGGCATGCACATgtataaccaaaacaacaatggcagcTTATaggactgtgtttgtgctgctcaaGATACTGGGTTTATTAATGTTTCTCcaacaaagtttacaaaattTTGGCACATTATAGCCCTGGTCACTTGTAGGAATCAAGGTACCTCATTGTTCGTTTCTTGATGCTTTCGCTGTCTTGACTGTTAGCATATATCACCCTCTAGAACAATTCGTATGTGGGCAGGCGTAATGTTTCTTTACAAGGTAACGTTGTCGCCATCTATTGGCCTGACACACGTGATACAGCGCATTTAGTAGTCTTCGCGAACCAGTATAAAGTGGATCTTTTTGACAAAATTGTTGTGTGTGCGtgaacattttcacattttttttactaaattattgttgtgtaaacatagcctaaatAAGAGCAAAAGAGGTTAAGGGATAAcaatgatgttactgcgccaaggtcgaagtgctgcagaagtgctcttctgccatacaatatagttctcattttgttATCGccactttttattttgtgcccccatacttactcgtgtaactactcatgtaacagtctttaaatagagaaaacatggaagtgtttggtggcttctaaattcatccctgtttggatcccaaggaatgaatggggctaggctacatgctaacacattcacgatgcgtAGTGCAAtgatgaagtgcacgcattgaaaaaagataggtatgtaatAATTCaactaagttgaggtaagaacatagtaaaatattttaaaaaagtggggttttcctttaaatgtaaagtgTGTAATACATACCTTCTGTGCACCAAGTTTCTTTGGCAAACTGTTGGAGTTTGCACCCAGTCTGGCATCCTCACCCCAGGACACCACACTGGAATGAGTTTTGGAGAGAGAGGAGCGAATGATGGATTTTGGGATCCATGAAGTGTTTTTTGGGGGAAAGGCACAGCTGGTTTTACGTTTTCTGCCTTTAGGCTCATATCCAAGAGACCCCTGATTCAGTCCATTATCAGATTCTGATGGAGCAGAAGGGGTTATGGGGGTGGACACATAGGTGGAGCTTTGCTTGATCAGTCCCTTCATTTCAGTGCCATATACTGATAGATGGGATTTGCTGCCATTGAATGGGCCATGTGAAGATGAAATTGCTGTTTTGGCCAAAGAAGGCTGCTGGTCTTTGTGGTGAGGGGTGTACAAGATGGTGGCCTGTTCAGAGTCCTCGTCTTGTAGAGACTTTAGCCGCTTGCTGGCTGTGGGAGTCTCCTGAAGCTCCCTGAATGTTGCCTGCAAAGACTGCTTGCTGGTCCGACCCATAGGGTTGCGGGGCCGACCGGGGCCTGAGACTGACTtggctttttttaaaagtttggtGCCCTGGGGCTCTGATTTTCCTGAGGTGGTAGTCCTGAGACAAGAGGCTTTTTGGCCGCGTCGTGAGATGGAAGTGGCATCATGGGAATTGTAGCTGTTTGTGGTGACGAGGGGTTGATAAGAGCATAGTTCTGACACCCGAGGGATTTTCCTGCAGATTTAAGCAAAGTTAAACAACGTTTAAATAAACAGTTTTAAGAAGAAGATTACAGGTATGTCAAAAATTAAGATTCTGTCATTTACGCATCTTGATGTATTTGGAAACTGATTTGGGTTCCTCTTGCTTTGGAATGACATAAGGGTAAGCAAAAAGAAATATTCcctttacatttacacattggCAGACGCCTTTATCCAAAGTGCTCTACCActaagctatacaggagcactaacatttaaaacattttcttagctTGCTAATTTTGAAAGCATACAAAATGTGAATGTGTGTCACATAAGCCTGATGTGGTAAAACATCTTACTTCCACAGAAAAGTGCTGAGGTGCTGATCCATCATGACAGTGAAAGCTGAGCGCAGGTGAAGCAGCCTTCGGTCAAACGCTAACACGCTACGCCCGAGTACACGTGCCCCGAAAGTACATAGCTGTGTAGCGTGAAACAGGACAAACATAGGCAAATTATTCAGAATGTAATAAACAACTACTAAACAACatatgaccctgtctgtaaaatcctgGCTAAAGTATCAATCAagttatgagattaggagcatcaaagctTCAAGTTTTCAACCCTTGACATGACTTCTCAGTCAACATTAAAGACATTAAGgttatattaaagggacactccacttttttttgaaaatatgctcattttccagctcccctagagttaaacatttcatttttactttttttggaatccattcagctgatctttgagtctggcgctaccacttttagcataatccattgaatctgaccagaccatcagcatcgtgctaaaaaataaccaatatttttctatttaaaacttgactcttgatGTAgtaacattgtgtactaagaccgacagaaaattctaagttgcgattttctagactgatatggctaggaactatactcccattctgacgtaataatcaagtactttgctgctgtaacatggctgcaggctGTAacaagtccttgattattacaccagaatgagagtatagtgtctagccatatctgcatagaaaaatcacaacttttaattttctgtcggtcttagtacacgatgtaactacagtagagtcaagttttaaataggaaaaatatctaaactctttggttatttttagcgtgatgctaatggtctaatcagattcaatagattgtgctaagctatgctaaaagtggtagtgccagacccggagatcagctgaatggattccaaaacggtaaaaatcaaatgattaACTCTAATGGGAGTTGGAAAATTagtaaattttcaaaaaaagtggaatgtccctttatatattatacacattatgttgaatgattttatgtagaaaacagtaaatcacaaaaaaattgttggttttcacaggcagggccACATAatcacatacatatatttaaaacatctaATAGAGTTATTTTATAATCGGAACTTTTAAGATTATAGGATATTCTCACCCCTAGGGGTTTGGGATGCCAGATGCTTGCAGGTAGATGAGCGAATTCCTCACGGTTCTCATCATCGCTCTCATCACTGGAGAAAACCGCTGAGAGAGACTCTACCTGAGTGTCCTCACAGCGCATGACCTTCTGCTCCATATCTACACCACTTTCTGATGAAGTCAATGACCTGTAAACAGACATATTTACAAGTCCTTATTATTAATAACTTTAACCCATGACATATAAAATGTAGGGCTGTGACAaataatcgtgcaaatgcgcgttttctcaattacGATGAAATGCTGCCACATTcaaaaagccagagggcgctttTGGTTTCGGGCGAaacgccatttgtgccacagaacaAGTACCATTACAAA contains:
- the atxn7l2b gene encoding ataxin-7-like protein 2b isoform X2, which encodes MTLKKEDMSIYGHCPAHDDFFLVVCCHCGQVVKPQAFERHCERRHGPLSKLYRPPSSCSPDRPQQGRPPSQHPGICAGQDKRCQDAGPPRVPPPHSPHQCRSTPQCEEQSPQLVDKISNEVPPSTPKFSTPSPRDSLWHQGPTPPKASSPAEKPLKKGLDSHSPLHGPRTYSSRTYKNVLKKDCDLDKHCGVMDPERNKLCTRLLTCNIHSIHQRRQVAGRSKAFDQLVLELKMNSKPRERPPLPQEVSHPENSGSQFTPLLHKCQITNSSILRSLTSSESGVDMEQKVMRCEDTQVESLSAVFSSDESDDENREEFAHLPASIWHPKPLGLCTFGARVLGRSVLAFDRRLLHLRSAFTVMMDQHLSTFLWKKIPRVSELCSYQPLVTTNSYNSHDATSISRRGQKASCLRTTTSGKSEPQGTKLLKKAKSVSGPGRPRNPMGRTSKQSLQATFRELQETPTASKRLKSLQDEDSEQATILYTPHHKDQQPSLAKTAISSSHGPFNGSKSHLSVYGTEMKGLIKQSSTYVSTPITPSAPSESDNGLNQGSLGYEPKGRKRKTSCAFPPKNTSWIPKSIIRSSLSKTHSSVVSWGEDARLGANSNSLPKKLGAQKPKLLH
- the atxn7l2b gene encoding ataxin-7-like protein 2b isoform X1, with product MVAERARAETVMAALDRRISILDFVGQGWDSWIDKADVSILEGPSVAECSKIGKKRIETMTLKKEDMSIYGHCPAHDDFFLVVCCHCGQVVKPQAFERHCERRHGPLSKLYRPPSSCSPDRPQQGRPPSQHPGICAGQDKRCQDAGPPRVPPPHSPHQCRSTPQCEEQSPQLVDKISNEVPPSTPKFSTPSPRDSLWHQGPTPPKASSPAEKPLKKGLDSHSPLHGPRTYSSRTYKNVLKKDCDLDKHCGVMDPERNKLCTRLLTCNIHSIHQRRQVAGRSKAFDQLVLELKMNSKPRERPPLPQEVSHPENSGSQFTPLLHKCQITNSSILRSLTSSESGVDMEQKVMRCEDTQVESLSAVFSSDESDDENREEFAHLPASIWHPKPLGLCTFGARVLGRSVLAFDRRLLHLRSAFTVMMDQHLSTFLWKKIPRVSELCSYQPLVTTNSYNSHDATSISRRGQKASCLRTTTSGKSEPQGTKLLKKAKSVSGPGRPRNPMGRTSKQSLQATFRELQETPTASKRLKSLQDEDSEQATILYTPHHKDQQPSLAKTAISSSHGPFNGSKSHLSVYGTEMKGLIKQSSTYVSTPITPSAPSESDNGLNQGSLGYEPKGRKRKTSCAFPPKNTSWIPKSIIRSSLSKTHSSVVSWGEDARLGANSNSLPKKLGAQKPKLLH